One Fusarium poae strain DAOMC 252244 chromosome 4, whole genome shotgun sequence DNA window includes the following coding sequences:
- a CDS encoding hypothetical protein (BUSCO:3435at5125) → MLSPSFPSASPSNDNARRKTRRRPHTELNINTNTSSLASPSPRERDSIPLPRTPPPQDSEYRRSKSKSRHQNTNNREPSRPPVSNLYAHESFLENATPVEDDMDRRLPSSNNRDSHDLSLSPRNVTRDSLVANMLLSLDQFSMAQLSDKYGPSSSTPGSRSHTFDETSSQSIAAEQTRSWVASNSVAAPSRPNGHQYSYSSDLEGADDSSRISSRGRRSNSSSNFQSSFPRLNSVREGHRAGSSRAMHSRGGKPGSRNSSIASVDAGYAQVLGSQRYGRGFVRSASFDYGPQQQPSTAPAPVVEPSSFRVDFPNSYIDDEYDAAPTPNVPGGPRRQPSIPTMSKSASIPPPIPPTPLEPPTLDHKRSSRSLKSSSGRKAAASREPAPAIPAMDLDSAPAPNVGYGKSKEAVHSGPTPTSHAAAPVKERPGFFRRVFGSSRNNSHNTSESANPPAPQLNSTADTKVAGSASAPPSRDTSSSHSHHPALQKKPSSFFRRRKKSVTEETPPIPAMPTAPIPTAIPSLTPQDRDSSLPQHPSPASSLRKVMNPYIRTGQGAPGTSASQGPSPLADISNMTPERKDRVTDQEEYKREFSPDYSPSPNARIRTVRSESNDQLSKRNQTDDTPSRLPPERPTKTMESRNNSFLNLDGLSDNEDENGMLGFSLASMSTTKAQQSENAPARDMSGRSHSKDPYRPDQSDSEDELDRANLALPIEGARASSPGSASTGTDYKSALSAAPSVRIESSADPSPKVIGTFDSIKNKGIDEPEFVIGEPTEDDRQKAQKIYDGNEDFIQKGKAASFMGEEGPIRQRTLQAYMELYDFTSQSIVQALRQVCGRLVFRAETQQVDRILVAFSKRWCDCNPNHGFKATDVIHTICYSIMLLNTDLHMADIEHKMTRSQFIKNTMGTILQAVDEAAPDAFQRASILPDKNGFPNGENQQQPSEQDKRSFRNSFRPPARADSGTLPGEGIEDCGPLVKSRFSGTRKAWEEQIETVLKGIYNSIRDERLPLFGAESEKNASLQPSNSGGLSVMGMLKRSPSVLSKAPSESQLSVRGRINDNGRANSARWTSKSRSRAGMSRTGFSSSRTSFDDGNSLWSPTASSATWSRHSLGRTQTSVSQDSFGSALRGDYQQSIGFANALSQAIIRDEEVYGDGAPSILSSDIPATQLLEDESLELAGPPWVKEGMVTHKHHLDGVDKKAKARNWSEVFAVIQKGQLNLFSFQPNKSVRARNRDRNNRGGPVLVGGGNWQDNATNLGSYNLRQTLASALPPPGYSRARPHVWALSLPNGAVHLFQVGTPEICKEFVTTANYWSARLSTHPLTGGISNIEYGWSEAIVNNALVSIINETAPGKTSRPGSSAAQHHRKSSANSGSFRGSSFDHVAGAFTNNSGRGKLPGDRIHIAEWAPPTQSMRPSNQPEAEQLQTLDAYVKGIEAELQTHNRLRSPMLLAFTPRGSNAVKAMANWERKSAYLLREIVKFTTYVDCLQQAESRKQEIYHERDLAQRAARGELSDGDMDVSGDEGDVTLRP, encoded by the exons ATGCTCTCACCCTCATTCCCCTCCGCGTCTCCTTCCAACGACAATGCTCGTCGTAAGACTCGACGGCGGCCCCATACCGAGTTGAACATTAACACAAACACATCCTCCCTTGCCTCCCCGTCGCCTAGGGAAAGGGATTCCATTCCTCTACCGCGCACGCCTCCGCCTCAAGACTCAGAATACCGTAGAtcaaagtcaaagtcaagaCACCAGAATACCAACAACCGGGAGCCTTCCAGGCCACCCGTCTCTAACCTCTACGCGCATGAGTCGTTTCTAGAGAACGCTACTCCTGTCGAGGACGACATGGACCGCCGCCTACCTTCCTCAAACAACCGCGATTCCCACGACCTATCGCTCTCTCCACGAAACGTCACCCGAGACTCCCTTGTAGCTAATATGCTCTTGTCCCTTGACCAGTTTTCTATGGCACAGTTGAGCGACAAGTACggaccatcatcatccacaCCCGGATCACGTTCACATACCTTTGACGAGACCTCGTCTCAGTCTATCGCAGCCGAGCAAACCAGAAGCTGGGTGGCTTCCAATTCTGTCGCAGCCCCATCCCGACCCAACGGCCACCAATACTCTTACAGCTCAGACCTCGAAGGCGCAGACGATTCCAGTCGCATATCTAGTCGCGGCCGACGAAGCAACAGCAGCTCCAATTTCCAGTCCAGTTTCCCACGTCTAAACAGTGTTCGAGAGGGCCACAGAGCAGGCTCGTCAAGAGCCATGCATTCAAGAGGGGGTAAACCCGGCAGCAGAAACAGCAGTATAGCTAGTGTCGATGCTGGTTATGCCCAAGTTCTAGGGAGTCAACGTTACGGACGTGGGTTTGTGCGATCTGCGAGCTTTGACTACGGACCACAACAGCAACCCTCCACAGCGCCAGCCCCAGTCGTCGAACCATCGTCCTTCCGAGTCGATTTCCCGAATAGTTACATCGACGACGAGTACGATGCGGCCCCAACCCCCAACGTCCCGGGTGGCCCACGGCGGCAACCGTCGATCCCCACGATGTCCAAAAGCGCATCGATACCACCGCCGATACCACCCACACCTCTCGAGCCTCCTACCCTTGATCACAAACGAAGCAGTCGCTCTCTAAAGAGCTCATCCGGCCGCAAAGCTGCTGCTTCGCGGGAACCGGCACCCGCCATACCAGCAATGGACCTTGATTCGGCGCCTGCACCCAATGTCGGCTATGGTAAATCAAAGGAGGCCGTGCACAGCGGCCCAACGCCTACATCACATGCAGCTGCACCCGTCAAGGAGCGTCCGGGGTTTTTCAGGAGGGTCTTTGGCTCCTCACGTAACAACTCACACAACACCAGCGAATCAGCGAATCCCCCAGCACCCCAACTGAACTCTACTGCAGACACAAAGGTGGCTGGTAGTGCCTCGGCGCCGCCATCTAGAGATACGTCCTCATCACATTCTCATCATCCCGCCTTACAAAAGAagccttcttccttctttcgAAGACGCAAGAAGTCTGTCACTGAAGAAACTCCTCCCATCCCGGCAATGCCTACGGCTCCCATACCTACAGCTATACCCAGTTTGACACCCCAGGATCGAGATTCGAGCTTGCCTCAACACCCAAGTCCTGCCAGCAGTTTACGTAAGGTTATGAACCCGTATATTCGAACTGGTCAGGGCGCCCCAGGGACTTCTGCTTCTCAAGGACCATCACCACTCGCCGATATTTCCAACATGACGCCGGAGCGAAAGGATAGGGTGACGGATCAAGAAGAGTATAAAAGGGAATTTTCCCCTGACTATTCACCTAGCCCCAACGCAAGGATTAGGACAGTCAGGTCCGAGTCTAATGATCAACTTTCGAAGCGCAATCAGACAGATGACACGCCTTCCCGTCTCCCACCAGAGAGGCCTACCAAGACCATGGAATCACGAAATAATTCTTTCCTTAATTTAGATGGACTTAGTGATAATGAAGACGAGAATGGAATGTTAGGGTTCAGTCTTGCCAGTATgtcaaccaccaaagccCAGCAATCGGAAAATGCCCCGGCGAGGGATATGTCTGGCAGGAGCCATTCAAAAGATCCTTATCGACCGGATCAGTCTGATTCAGAGGACGAACTGGACCGGGCTAACCTGGCACTGCCTATTGAAGGAGCTCGAGCCTCCAGCCCGGGATCGGCTTCAACTGGGACAGATTATAAGTCTGCTCTCAGTGCTGCTCCCAGTGTGAGGATTGAAAGCTCGGCAGATCCTAGCCCCAAGGTTATTGGTACCTTCGATTCAATCAAGAACAAGGGCATTGATGAGCCCGAGTTTGTCATTGGTGAACCGACTGAAGATGACCGCCAGAAAGCACAGAAGATCTACGATGGCAACGAGGATTTCATTCAGAAAGGAAAAGCTGCTTCATTTATGGGTGAAGAGGGCCCGATTCGACAACGCACACTGCAAGCTTATATGGAGTTATATGACTTTACCAGCCAGAGCATTGTGCAGGCCTTACGACAAGTCTGTGGGCGATTGGTTTTCCGAGCGGAGACCCAGCAAGTTGATCGTATCTTGGTAGCCTTTTCCAAGCGATGGTGTGACTGCAACCCCAACCATGGGTTTAAAGCAACGG ATGTCATCCATACGATTTGCTACTCGATTATGTTGCTCAACACTGATCTTCATATGGCCGATATTGAGCACAAGATGACCCGCAGCCAATTCATCAAAAACACCATGGGCACCATATTACAGGCCGTCGATGAAGCAGCACCTGACGCTTTCCAGCGCGCGAGTATCCTTCCAGACAAGAATGGCTTTCCAAATGGCGAGAATCAGCAACAACCCTCCGAGCAGGACAAGAGATCTTTCAGAAACTCTTTCAGGCCACCAGCCCGTGCCGACTCTGGTACTCTGCCTGGGGAGGGCATCGAAGACTGTGGCCCGTTGGTCAAGTCACGCTTCAGCGGGACCAGAAAGGCTTGGGAGGAACAGATAGAGACTGTTCTTAAGGGCATCTATAACTCTATCAGAGACGAACGGTTGCCATTGTTCGGTGCCGAATCTGAAAAGAACGCCAGCTTGCAACCTTCCAATAGTGGTGGTCTCTCTGTGATGGGTATGCTCAAGAGGAGTCCGAGTGTCCTTAGCAAGGCTCCCTCGGAAAGCCAGCTGTCTGTTCGTGGCCGTATTAATGACAATGGCCGAGCCAACTCGGCCAGATGGACATCCAAGAGTCGATCCCGCGCTGGCATGAGTCGTACCGGCTTTTCCTCTAGCCGTACGAGTTTCGATGATGGAAACTCACTGTGGAGTCCCACAGCCTCCTCAGCTACTTGGAGCCGTCACTCTTTGGGCAGAACCCAAACATCCGTCTCTCAAGATTCCTTTGGCTCTGCCCTTCGTGGAGATTACCAGCAATCAATTGGCTTTGCCAACGCATTGAGTCAAGCTATTATCCGGGATGAGGAGGTTTACGGAGATGGTGCCCCATCTATCCTGAGCTCAGACATCCCGGCAACACAGCTCCTCGAAGATGAATCGCTCGAACTCGCCGGACCTCCGTGGGTCAAGGAAGGAATGGTTACCCACAAACATCATCTAGATGGCGTGGACAAGAAGGCCAAAGCCAGGAACTGGTCCGAGGTCTTTGCTGTTATCCAGAAGGGGCAGTTGAACCTGTTCTCTTTCCAGCCAAACAAATCTGTTCGCGCGAGGAACCGCGACAGAAACAATCGTGGCGGGCCCGTTCTTGTCGGCGGCGGAAACTGGCAAGATAACGCAACGAACCTGGGTTCCTACAACCTTCGACAGACTCTTGCATCCGCCCTTCCGCCACCTGGCTACTCGAGGGCTCGGCCACATGTTTGGGCTTTGAGCCTGCCAAACGGTGCTGTTCACTTGTTCCAAGTGGGCACGCCTGAGATTTGCAAGGAATTCGTTACTACCGCGAACTATTGGAGCGCGCGATTGAGCACCCATCCGTTGACTGGAGGTATAAGTAACATTGAATATGGATGGAGTGAGGCCATCGTGAACAACGCCTTGGTATCGATCATCAATGAGACAGCTCCAGGCAAGACCTCCCGTCCCGGAAGCAGCGCAGCACAACACCACCGGAAATCGAGTGCCAACAGTGGAAGTTTCCGAGGGTCAAGCTTTGACCATGTTGCGGGTGCTTTTACCAATAATAGTGGACGTGGCAAGTTGCCTGGCGATCGCATTCACATTGCAGAATGGGCACCTCCAACCCAAAGCATGCGTCCTAGCAACCAGCCAGAGGCAGAGCAGCTTCAGACTTTGGATGCATACGTCAAGGGAATTGAAGCGGAACTTCAAACACACAACCGACTTCGCAGTCCTATGCTCTTGGCGTTCACCCCCAGAGGCAGCAACGCTGTCAAGGCCATGGCCAACTGGGAACGCAAGAGCGCATATCTACTCCGCGAAATCGTCAAGTTCACAACTTATGTCGACTGTCTGCAACAAGCCGAGTCAAGGAAGCAAGAGATTTACCACGAGAGAGACCTGGCGCAACGAGCTGCGCGAGGTGAACTCAGCGATGGCGACATGGATGTCAGCGGAGACGAGGGAGATGTAACACTGAGACCCTAA